One stretch of Candidatus Bathyarchaeia archaeon DNA includes these proteins:
- a CDS encoding cyclic nucleotide-binding/CBS domain-containing protein — MPSVKDIMTKNVITITEDKTVLEAAQLMNTKAIGCLVIVEDETPVGMVTERDIVRRIVAQNLPHNVKVSEIMTKNLVIVEPDVSLKEAARLMSKNQIRRLPVVKQNKLVGIVVASDFVRNLGKKTLTEEILDAMGRYPPEALPMGGVVL, encoded by the coding sequence ATGCCATCAGTTAAAGACATCATGACCAAAAACGTCATCACCATAACGGAGGACAAAACCGTTCTGGAAGCCGCCCAACTCATGAACACCAAAGCCATCGGCTGCCTCGTCATCGTGGAAGACGAAACCCCCGTAGGCATGGTCACTGAAAGAGATATCGTACGCCGAATCGTCGCCCAAAACCTTCCTCACAACGTCAAAGTCTCCGAAATCATGACCAAAAACCTTGTCATCGTCGAACCCGACGTCTCATTGAAAGAAGCCGCGCGACTCATGTCCAAAAACCAAATCCGACGACTCCCAGTCGTCAAACAAAACAAGCTAGTCGGCATCGTCGTAGCATCCGACTTCGTTCGGAACCTCGGCAAAAAAACCTTAACCGAAGAAATATTGGATGCCATGGGGCGCTACCCGCCGGAAGCGCTACCCATGGGTGGCGTGGTCTTATAG